The Primulina eburnea isolate SZY01 chromosome 12, ASM2296580v1, whole genome shotgun sequence genome includes the window tcctttattttttgtattttctCTTTTTTGCTTTCTTTCTGCATAAACGTAAAAAGTAATCTTGTACGCAGCAAAAAACCTGCACGAGTCCATGTGAACCGCGGCAAGGAGCTGGAAGCTCAAACGATTTCTTGTTTTAAGAATTCAAGGCACATCTTAGCAAGTAACCACATTCACCCGCTACCTATGAAGACTGAAGTATCAGATGGTCCATCTAGATCTATGGAGGGGTCAATTTTTTCATCCAGCCTATCTTGGTAATGGAGCAGCTGCTTAAAACAATCTGAACATACCAATTCCAAACAGAAAGTTTCCTCATATTCAGTGTCGTTAACACACCTGCCACATTGAGCACACCTTGCTATACAGAGCGTACATGCCCTGCAGACTTGAGCAGTATCATCTTTAACTTGACAACCCGTAGCCGGACAATCATAAACCAACTTGAATTTTTCGCATTTCGGACACATTTCAATATCTATTGCACGATCATCATCGTGTGGAAGATAGAAATTCCCTCGGTGATAGAAATGTGGCTTGTGAGGACTTTCAAGCTTGTCACCATCAACACCCAATAATACCTTCAACTCTTCATAATGTTCATGTGTCACACCATAGAATCCCCCAATTCGCAGTTGCTTTATGCTTCCAACATCTTTGTTAGAGTTATACATCTTGATGTTATGCACTATACCTTCAATACTGAGCCTTGTGCATCCAGGAACAGACAACTACACAGCAAATAACTCCATGATTTAGAATTTGATAATATCATAGTAAGCATACAGGCTGATCAGATAATTCTCAACAAGAACTAATTCAACCACAATCGCAACATTCCGAAGGCACAAGTTCTCATACTTGCGTGACTAAAATTTCACATGGAGAGTGAAATAACaaatatgaatatatatatatatatatataaaaacgatcctttattaaatattaaaaggcTTTTAAATACAGAAAGTGGATTATTGGTCCACTATCTACAAAtatgaaatatatttattacaCAAAAAAGCACATGTTAAGTACTGGCTGGTAATAATAATAGTTCTCCATCTTTCTTAAATGAAAGTACAAATTTATGGAAGACATCATTGGGAACACACCTAATCTTTTTGTGTCATCAGAGAAGTCAAACACCTAAAGCCCAATGTCCGACAAGTTTATCATATTCACAAAACTTAAAACTCTACATCACACGTAAAATCCTATGTGAGCAAAACAAACATTAAAATCCGCTTCCTCAAATTTATTACCCTAAACTGACATTGTCAAATACAAACCTCCACGTGCTCATCAAATCAAGTAAGAATTAACAGGGAAAAGGTCAAACAACATAAACGAAAAACATATAAACTAGTAATCCACCAAGTTGAGCAACTGACCTTAGTTAATCTTGGATTAGATTCAAGTATGCGACCCAGACCATCATCAGTGATTCTAGGGCACTCCACCAAACTCAGGCACTGCAGCTTACCTAGAGCCATGTTTGTCAAGTGCAGAAGAACATCATCCGTGATCCTTTCGTTAAGAGGCTGATCAATGTGGATGCTCATCCACAACAAAGGATCACCTCGGACTGTGGAACATAAGAACTTACAAACCATTTCGACAGACAGAAGGTCCTTCACTCCCAGATAATTTAGAGCAAAAGCCAAAGCTTCATTGGGAACTCCATCAAAATTGGAAGCACCCTCAACTTTATCATCAAATTGCGGCTCACAACTGTAGCTAGTACTCCCGTTCTCGTAGCCCACAATATCACTCACATTGCAAACAGATTGATTGCCAAAGTCATATGGAGCCAATGCAACTCCAATATCTTTCTCCTCCCCATTTTGATCAACCTCATTGACCACATTCAATTTCTCGTTAGGTCGATCGTTGCTCGGAAAAGAATGGACGCCCAGATGTGGTTTCTCATAGGCCTGAAAATTACTTGGAAAGGTCCAGTTACCGAAATTCGGATTCTCGTTGAACTGAACATTGCTAGAATACGTTTGGAATTTCAAAGcattattccaaatcaaattccATCCCGCGAACAATCCATATTCTTCTTGGCCAATCATAACATTGCTACTCCTTACATACTCTCCGTAATCAACCTCCAAGTCCTCGAGCCATCCAGTGATGGCTGTGAAAGTGGTCTTTATATCCATGCCAAATGGATCGGAGGGTAAAAGATCAACAATGTCCCTGGAAGTTGACTCTGAAGAGCTACATAGATCAACTCCATCCCTTCCACAGTTTATACTTCGCTCATCAATTTCTCCTAGGGTCCCATGCCATAGACCAGAATAACCCTCCCCATTCATCTCGGGAACACACTCAACCAAATACCCATTCACAATCCTCAAAGGTGATGCCAACTTATCATCGGAAACATGAGCTGTGAGTACTGGGCGGTGCGAATAGTTCAAGGCCATTTCAACAACTCCACGAAATCTTAACTCTGAATCTTTTTCAATCTCATCTAATAAGCCCCGGTAGAAAGGAGATAAACGGGTAATATATTCTTATTTCTAACAAAAAAAGAACGTCCCCCTAAACTTCTTTCTCCTTTTTTTCTGAACCCTTTttgtccttttttttttttgcgtttTTCAACCTTTTATTTTCCCAGTTACGTATTTTTCAAGAAGATTCAACAAGAAAACCCTCAATTTTCAATAACTAACTAAAATAAAGCATCAAAAACTTCACCGAGTTTTTCTTGTGAAGAACCCTAAAATCATATTATCTCCAGCTAACTATAGAATCAATCCCAAAAATAAAAAACCGGAATCTTCCTATTATGTACAATAAAAGAATAAACGAATCCCAAAGAAATCgataaggaaaaaaaataaaacagaaACTTTTCAGCCAACGGATTAAAGACAATCTTAAATTCCTAAACAGCTGAAACAAAAGGGCTCAGAAATATATCAGACCCACCCAAACGTAATGAAAAGAACCAAACAAAATTTCTAAAGGGGAAACAGAAACCTGATCTCTCAAGGAAAAACCCAAACCCTAATctgtttttatttgttttaccACGCGACCGAAAGAGACACCGATTGCGCCTGATCTACGTTCGCAATTGCCAGCTTCAATCAAAATTCTCCAATAAAAAAACAACGACTTGGGCAAAAGGAAAAACGAGGATGgaagaaaaacaaaagaaatttaCTTGGAAAGGGGGAGAGTAGAGAGAAATTGGAGAGGAAATTGAGAGAGCGAGAGGATTAGGGATTTGGGAAGGCGGAGGAAATGGACACGTGTGTGGAGGGAAGATGTATTCCCGGCGTTTGCGGGTGGAAATGGTGGCGGGGAGGAAAATGTAAAAGGAGAGGAATTCCTTCACTTTAGGGGAAATTGTTTCTATCTCGCTACGGAATGGATTAATGTTGGGATAATGCCCATTTTCGTCCTTTTCGTTAACCGCTTTTCCCATTTCTGTCCCTCATGATTTTTGACTGCTTAATTAATCCTTtatgttttcaaaatattccCGAATTGATCCATACCGTTATCCTGACGTTAAGCTTAACGTTGACTTATGAAAAATGGTAGaaattaacgacggtttttcaaaagcaGTCGATAATTAGCGTCGCTGctatttccataaaataaattttaagtttttttaaaaaaaaattattacaagtaatttttattttatggaaatattaaaccgtcgctaattagcgacggcgtttggagaaaccgtcgctaattagcgacagagtttttaaaccgtcgctatttggcGACAGCATtcaaacaaccgtcgctaattagcgacaatGTTTTAACTCGTCActcattagcgacggtttactatttccataaaataaaaaaattaatttttttattttttatttttttaaaaaaaattagaatcgGACTATGATAACAATATTAATaatcttaactaacacttaaaaatttacaaaaaattaaagcgAAAAAGTTTATCTTAAGTCGAAACTAAtggaaagagagaaaaaaattttaagtgttgtaaagTGGTGTGTATGAAAATGGAAAGAGAGTAtatttatagacagtttgctTTATGCTTTTGGTAAAATAGCGACGGTGATTGCAAAACCGTCTATACTTCAAGGTTAATAATATTACCGTcactattagcgacggtgttaccAAAACCCGTcgcaaactgtctataaataTACTCTCTTTCCATTTTCATACACACCActttacaacacttaaattttttttctctcacacgattttagtttcgacttAAGTTAACTTTTTCGCTTtaaatttttgtaaatttttaagtgtgtgttaagattattaatattgttagcatagtccgattctaagtttttttttaaaattattaaaattattttttttaatgaaaatattaaaccgtcgctaatattttgaaaatccgtcgctaattagcgacggtttaataaaaaccgtcgctaatgtcaAGTCAACGTTACCCCTAACGTCAGACTAACGGTAGAGATCAATTCGggaatattttgaaaacatgaAGGATTAATTAAGCAGTCAAAAATCACAAGGGACTGAAATGGGAAAAGCGGTTAACGAGAAGGACGAAAATAGGTATTATCCCATTAATGTTCATCTATATATTCCAAGTCAAAATCCAGTTTTATTtggtaaatttatttatatatacatatataggaaaaataaataaataaat containing:
- the LOC140806937 gene encoding F-box protein SKIP14-like — its product is MALNYSHRPVLTAHVSDDKLASPLRIVNGYLVECVPEMNGEGYSGLWHGTLGEIDERSINCGRDGVDLCSSSESTSRDIVDLLPSDPFGMDIKTTFTAITGWLEDLEVDYGEYVRSSNVMIGQEEYGLFAGWNLIWNNALKFQTYSSNVQFNENPNFGNWTFPSNFQAYEKPHLGVHSFPSNDRPNEKLNVVNEVDQNGEEKDIGVALAPYDFGNQSVCNVSDIVGYENGSTSYSCEPQFDDKVEGASNFDGVPNEALAFALNYLGVKDLLSVEMVCKFLCSTVRGDPLLWMSIHIDQPLNERITDDVLLHLTNMALGKLQCLSLVECPRITDDGLGRILESNPRLTKLSVPGCTRLSIEGIVHNIKMYNSNKDVGSIKQLRIGGFYGVTHEHYEELKVLLGVDGDKLESPHKPHFYHRGNFYLPHDDDRAIDIEMCPKCEKFKLVYDCPATGCQVKDDTAQVCRACTLCIARCAQCGRCVNDTEYEETFCLELVCSDCFKQLLHYQDRLDEKIDPSIDLDGPSDTSVFIGSG